Proteins encoded together in one Cyprinus carpio isolate SPL01 chromosome B14, ASM1834038v1, whole genome shotgun sequence window:
- the LOC109062349 gene encoding tubulin beta-4B chain-like: MREIVHLQAGQCGNQIGAKFWEVISDEHGIDPTGSYHGDSDLQLDRINVYYNEASGGKYVPRAVLVDLEPGTMDSVRSGPFGQIFRPDNFVFGQSGAGNNWAKGHYTEGAELVDSVLDVVRKEAESCDCLQGFQLTHSLGGGTGSGMGTLLISKIREEYPDRIMNTFSVVPSPKVSDTVVEPYNATLSVHQLVENTDETYCIDNEALYDICFRTLKLTTPTYGDLNHLVSATMSGVTTCLRFPGQLNADLRKLAVNMVPFPRLHFFMPGFAPLTSRGSQQYRALTVPELTQQMFDAKNMMAACDPRHGRYLTVAAVFRGRMSMKEVDEQMLNVQNKNSSYFVEWIPNNVKTAVCDIPPRGLKMAATFIGNSTAIQELFKRISEQFTAMFRRKAFLHWYTGEGMDEMEFTEAESNMNDLVSEYQQYQDATAEEEGEFEEEGEEELA; encoded by the exons TTCTGGGAAGTCATTAGTGACGAGCATGGAATTGACCCGACAGGCAGTTACCATGGCGACAGTGACCTTCAGCTGGAcagaattaatgtttattataatgaaGCCTCAG GTGGAAAGTATGTTCCACGCGCTGTGCTGGTGGATTTGGAGCCTGGTACAATGGACTCTGTGAGGTCCGGTCCATTTGGTCAGATCTTCAGACCAGATAACTTTGTTTTCG GCCAGAGTGGTGCTGGAAACAACTGGGCTAAGGGCCACTACACCGAAGGAGCTGAGCTGGTTGACTCCGTTTTGGATGTGGTTCGGAAAGAGGCGGAGAGCTGTGACTGTCTGCAGGGCTTCCAGCTCACTCACTCCTTGGGTGGAGGCACAGGGTCCGGTATGGGCACCCTCCTCATTAGCAAAATCCGTGAGGAGTACCCTGACCGTATCATGAACACCTTCAGCGTGGTGCCCTCTCCTAAAGTCTCCGACACCGTGGTCGAGCCCTACAACGCCACGCTGTCTGTCCatcagttggtggaaaacacagacGAAACCTACTGCATTGACAACGAAGCCCTTTACGACATCTGCTTCCGCACTCTCAAACTCACAACACCCACATACGGTGACCTCAACCACCTCGTCTCCGCCACCATGAGCGGAGTCACCACCTGCTTGAGGTTCCCCGGCCAGTTGAACGCCGATCTCCGTAAACTGGCGGTGAACATGGTGCCCTTCCCTCGTCTGCACTTCTTCATGCCCGGCTTCGCTCCTCTGACCAGCAGGGGCAGCCAGCAGTACCGTGCACTGACCGTTCCCGAACTCACCCAGCAGATGTTCGACGCCAAGAACATGATGGCTGCCTGCGACCCCCGTCATGGCCGCTACCTGACCGTTGCCGCCGTCTTCCGTGGCCGCATGTCCATGAAGGAGGTTGACGAGCAGATGCTCAACGTTCAGAACAAGAACAGCAGCTACTTCGTCGAATGGATCCCCAACAACGTCAAGACCGCCGTCTGCGATATTCCACCCCGTGGGCTCAAGATGGCCGCCACCTTCATCGGCAACAGCACTGCCATCCAGGAGCTGTTCAAGAGAATCTCCGAGCAGTTCACTGCCATGTTCAGGCGCAAGGCTTTCCTGCATTGGTACACCGGAGAGGGCATGGACGAGATGGAGTTCACCGAGGCGGAGAGCAACATGAACGACCTGGTGTCCGAGTACCAACAGTACCAGGATGCCACCGCTGAGGAGGAAGGAGAGTTTGAGGAGGAGGGCGAGGAGGAGCTTGCTTAA